The sequence below is a genomic window from Coffea arabica cultivar ET-39 chromosome 4c, Coffea Arabica ET-39 HiFi, whole genome shotgun sequence.
attttccAGGTTCCCTTCCCTGCCTGCAATAGTTTCAATACCATAGACAAACATAAACATCGTCAACCGAATTCTGGGGGAGAAATCACAACCAAAATTCTACAAGAATTCTTCATATTCCAGTTTTCCCTTTAAAACCCAAAATTctgcaagaaattaaactttATCCCCAGTTAAAACCCATAAATGGACATAACCCTTTTTCCAAACCAACTACTATTCGCACACAACCATTAAAGGGAGCAAAAAAGAAAGCCCAGAAAGAAGATGCCATGATTagttgatttacaaaataaaattcGGGGGTACAAAACTTACAGACACAAAAAAGATTGAGAGAAAAGATGGATACCTTTCTGCTTTCTGGGAGAAATCTTCAAGGACTGGAAAGTGGGGAGTATCTGTTCCGTGAACTGGATACAGAGTTATAGCAAGAGTAGGCAATGGTTGACCAAGAATCGGAATCTTAGTGTGATTCTTAATTTCTGTAAAATCCAACGGATATTAGTCGAATACCCAAATCCAGCGGTTGGAAGACAAGATCCCTGGTAAAACACTAAGAGTTAATATaagtattttctttcttttttttttaaccatatTTTACAGCGGTAACTTTTTCAGTGTTGTTAATTTTGTATTCAAAACTGTCCAGGTACATTCACAATTGAGGAATAAAAGAAGTGCACTTGCAAATAAAAATGGCAAGACGAAATTAAGAATCTTGAATGTGTAACAAATTTATCGACCCTGTAGCTGAGAAGtaagattaaaaataaaataaaataaaatacaacaGGAGTACATCaggtgaaaaattttcaacTCGTTACCCATAGCATAACATGTACTAGTGTTTAAGGCACGCTCTATCGCGTGTGCaattaacaaaaaatatatatttatcacaATTATctcattgaaaaattttttttttatggatttTGTGGATCCTATTCCATTATAATGTAGATAATCATACATGAAACGAAGACAATGGAAGCAGAGAAGAATATGTGGGGATTGGAAGTTAGTATGAGAAGATTGTAGTTAGTTGATAACTATCTTTTGATTCCAATAATTATCTGTAATTGAAACAAATTTGTCCTTATAATTAAGAGTATATTAGAAATTTTAAAGAATGATACTGTATGTTTACATTATACAGTGACACTCtccctttattttattttattttagtccAGTTCAATTTCACCGTTCTTCCAATACCCTAATCAAGTTGCCATTTTAATGGTTCCCTTTATCTCTTCTGTCATTACTTTCTTGTCCCATGAATCTTTCGAGGTTCCTCATAATGTCAAATACTCAAAGGAACACGTAAACAGATTTGATAACAGTGACTTCTACGCATGAAAGAAGTTTCGAACTTGGCAAATctaagagggaaaaaaaaaacttatcttATCCTTCGCTAAGAATTCGCCCCGCTAAGAAGCCTGCTTGGATGGGGGGATGTATCTTGCAACTTGCAGTCCTACCAAATGAGTCAGCACCAACTATATAGCTCCATTTGGGTTCATGCATTCAAACCTGTAAATAATCGCGGAGCAGGTCATGGTCCagtgaacttttttttttttttttttttttttatagacaGAAGAAGTAACACACAAAATTAAGTTAGAAACACTCCGGAGTCCTCGCCAAATTGGACCCGAAAGTCAGTCTAAGGGGGACCCACAAACCAACACTATCCAGCTAATTGGTGACAGGAGGTGCGGCTGAGAACTTTAAACCCAGAGTAACTACCCCACGGTCATGGTCCAGTGACTAATGTCTAAGATTTTCgacttcaaattttcttttttttctctcatgattttttaaatttcatttctttcctattataaaaaaatttaaaaaaaaaaaacttgtaccGAAGCAACTTTCCACGGGCCAAGCtggacttcatttttttttattagaaaggagattataatttttaaaaaaaaaaaaaaaaaacagtgttTGTGATTGTTCAAGGGTTTAAGAGTTCTAATTTCTCGGTCCGCCTTCCGTTTCTTAAATCCGTCCTTTCTcctagaaaaaaattttttaaaaagagcTCGTGGGCTGCTAGTATTACTTAATAGAACATTTGTCAATGTATGATTGTTGGTATGATTTAATATAATAGCAATATCGTATTACGTGAATAAATATCGGATGTAAGTCTCTATTCTATTGTTGTATATGGTCGTGAAAAAATGGGACTCGAATTGAACAAGGGGGTTTCATCATCGTATGGAAGCAGCAGTGCATTAGTTAGTATTGGAAAATAGTTATGTTAAAACGGTATGATAAGAGGTACTCCCGTGTCAGGGAACCGTAGAAGTGGATTTTCAGAGTTCATGCCAACTACTATTTCAATCCCAGCAAAGCAGCTTTTAAAGGAATTTTGAGCACTCCAATCAGCTATGGCAAATTGCGAGCAAAACTTTTCCTGACCTTTTGCAGCAGGATGGCTCGTAGCTTGCAAGGgagataccttttttttttttttggtcttttttGTTTGATAGAGCATCTTGCTTTCATGCAATTCGATTCTGTGCAAATTTAGGATGGACAAATGCCCAGGTGAATAATATTTGCTTGAATTACATTTGTGGTCGTATCACCTTCAAAAGTGACTGAAGATTGGATACTACACGAATCCATCCCCTATAATATTGCAATATTTCCAATTGAAGTGTAACTGGGTCTGACATCCCAATTTGTGGATGATTTGATCTTATGTACCTCACATGATTCTCCACAAAAATTAGTATTTGACATGGATGTAAAAGTATGACTGAGATTATCCCTTGTTTACAGGGGACGTTTTAGCTAATTTGTCAAGTGGTATTCCCTACATAGCAGGAAGGTATAAACTATAAACTTATTAGGCCTCATTCTCGTTTTGACCTTttatccacaaaaaaaaaaaaaaaaaatcaaggaatTCTCATGGGTAAAATAAAAGGATTTTGTGCTTCAAAGCATCGAGGAATTCTTGCTTCTTGATTCGCTTGAAAACATCAACCTAGTGGAGGTTTTAGTTTCATTTGTAAGGTGGGAAAATTACGTTCTTGTTTGGGTTTGGTGGCTTATGATTAGGCTTTTGGtagatgaaaatgatgaagggGGAGAAAGAGTGTTTAGATTTGgtggccatttctttttttaaaaacaaagggaatgaAGTGTGTCCATTTTTGCCCTAAAAATTATGGGCACGTGACAGGACATGTGGTTTTTGACCGAATAAGTGAGTGGAGATGAGATTTAGGACTAATCAGGCAGATAATTTATATGTTAAGGACTAATGTGGCTGATTTTCAATGCAAGGGGCCtaaattctttttttgtttttttttcgaaaatgtGAGGAACCAATTTGACAATTTTCCCAAGTATGTAAATGAAGAAGCCAACTTGTCATCTTCTAGTTGGAGAATAACCCGCCAACAATTGGAACGACCTAATTGCTTGTTTGACAACCAAAAAAATTGATTCAGATGTTTTCTTATCACTTCTAGCATTGGGACAATGAGTTTCTCGCTCAAATCTTTGACAAATTCATTTATGAAAAATCATGTCATGTCTAGattactttgttttttttttttttaacactttCGTCCCTCCTTACACTCTTCTCACTTCTAATTATCAAGTATAGATTCGAATCAAGAATccttcttcaaatcaagaaaaattctaaaaaccCTCCTCTGACCATTGGGCTGATCCCAATGGTTAGATTACttcatatatttatttctttggATATATcaattactaattttttttttaatatttggtCACTTCATACAGTCACGTGAAGTGCATATGATCAAATCAGTTACAATCGTTTGGATTCCTTGTTTTTGTTTCTGTTTTTAAAAAACTGTTTTTTACATTTCAAATgttacagtaaatgtgtatttccaaaactactccaaaaacaccatatccaaacattatatAAAAAACAACtccatatgtatatttcaattatatattatatatattatattaatataaattgaaatatacaaattgaaaattattagGGTTTTCCGAACCAATTACATCTAATTGAAATTGTGATGTCATAGAAGGTGCATATTGTGATGTCATAGAAGCTGCTGCATTAGTTTTTAGAATTTTGCTCATGgcaatgtatacactatcactgtttgattcatgacatgtgtgtaaaagttgaattttaagttcaaattttgtataattatcATTTGTCCAacactgatagtatatacactgtcagtgtaagaaagattaattTAAGTTTAAAATACTTGTGTTAAAAGTATTTCTTTATAAGTTGTCGTAACCTCAAACTGGATCATTGCCATGCAACTTAACTGATATAAACATTAATCAgctgaatgtgaaatttttgatttaactcataaatttttcccttttccacttCTCATCTTATACGATTTAGAGTTTCACTTGAACTGAAAAAAGATGATGGAAGTGTTCGTGATAAATAGTTGTTGGCATCTGTAATGGGAACAGAGCCATGAGCATATCATAAGTTTGGAATATCCATTAAAGATGGGGCTTCTCATCAACAACAAAAGTATTAAAGAATTATAAGCACTTTTTTTATAAGTATTAGGGTTAAAAACATAAAAGCTCCCTGTGGTATAGCTATTACACATAAAAATCCCTCGTGATTTGAAATCATACCTATCCATACCCCATGGTTTGAAAGAAAGTGCATTTTCAATGGAAATCATTAATGAAAACGGAGGTCAGTGAAAAGACATAAATGCCCTAACGATATAAGCGAAAAATTGGTGAAGGAATTAGTCAGTTTAGCTGTTTCGGAGCAAACGAAGAGACAGAACGATCGAAGAGagaaacaaagaagaagaaaaagccctagagagagagagagagagagaggcaatTATCAGCCAAATTCCCGATTGTTATAGCAATCAAACTCCGATAGCGACAGGAACTACAAGGAAGTGAAGATTTGCTGAAAAAAATCGAAGAAAAATGGGTTTGTATGCCGTCCCTCATCTATTTCGATCTGGGGTTTGGGGTAGTTTGGGATTTTTATTGTGATTTACTGGTTTCATACTACATTTTAAGGTcattatttaacaaaaataagattttttttatatatattaatgttGTTAATTAATTTAAGGTTTTCGAAGTATGCCCTACATTTGCTATTTTGATTATCAATTGGCAAATTTGTTAGGATATTGTGTTTGGTTGACTACGAAAAAGAAAAGCCTTATAATCTGGAGTTGTTAGCGGAGATTCTTAGTTGCTGAATCTAAATATGTGATTGTTTTTGAATCTCAGTCAACTAAGTTGTTTGTCTTTGAATATGTTGTACTATCGAATTAGAGTAGTTGACAGAAGACTGAATCTGTCCAAATTTGTATCGTTATCAGTTTTCAGGAGTTAATGAAGCTGATTGGCTTGAAGTTTTAATAAGTTGTCAAGGGCACAAGAGAAATATCAGCTCAAACTTTGAGTTAAATAAACTATTTTCCGAAGCAACCACGCTTCTTTTCAATGCGTGGTTGATAATCGCGTTTTCATTAACGATTTCCGTCGAAAATGTACTTTCTTTCAAATTATAGGGTACCGATAGGTATGATTTGAAACCACAAGAAATTTTTATATGTAATAGCTATACCGCATGgaacttttatgtttttaacCCTAAGTATTACTAGTATTTCCTAAAGAACAATGCCCATGATGCGAGACGAATGTGGCAAGTGGCAAGTCtacccactttttttttttggttggtcgGTCTGTTGTGCATTATTCTAGGTATCGTAGTCAGTGTGGATATCCTTTTAACTCAAACAaagacatatatatatgtatatatatatgtatgtatccTTATAAAATCTGCTTAATTCCATTAAAACCATTACATGACCAAGGTTGGCTCACGCGCTTAAAAAAGATTGGGCTTTAGACTGAAGATCATGATGGTTGCTTTTGTATTATCCCACTTTCCACAATAGGGAGATGATGATGTACTAAAAAGATCAAAATTGCAATTCCACTTGTAACTGAGGATAATAGTCTCTTCAAGACAAGAATATCAATAGATCAATTGGTAGGTAAAACAGGGAAATCAATAGCAAACATCctttaataataattaaaaaaaagagtaaaatccTTTAATAATTATATTGTTGGATAAAAGAGGAGCCCATTCCTTGAAAAAGTCTGTGTACAAGTTATTCAAACTAATGGTAATTAAGCTGCCTTTTTCGGGTACAACAAAAGTTATAATGTAGACAGGGATTTTTATACAGGGAAGAAGATCTTGAAACACGGACAAAAGAAGATAATAAAGAAACCGAAAGTGTTACggtgggaaaaaaaaacaaagaaagaaaacaaagccGGCAGGAAATTCTTCTGTCCTTCAATAAGCTTCATGTTCACCCTGTCAAAAGCCCATATAAGTCAATTAGCAACTTTGGATTCAACAAAAAGTTTGTTTGCTATAGAGCTAAACCAAAATtatcccccaaaaaaaaaaagattctttTTACATGCTATTTCAAAAGATTGATATGGTCTAGGACCACTAgatcaaaaaaaattcaaaaaaaaaagaggtgaaACTTATAAATCTAAgccctttttagtttttttttttttttggagggtaCTAGGTGCATAAATATGCTGCCTAGCTGCATAAATATGCCATTACCAATTTtttaagaaagaaatgaagaagagtTAAAAATTCTGACCTTTTTAGGAGTAATGAAATCCACAAACTTCTTTTTGCCTTTGCTTTTGCCATTGCTTTTGCCATTTGGAGACTTGTCCTTGTGGACATGGCTGCTAATTGCCCCGTATTTCTTGATCACTCTCTCCCTCACAACCTTCTCATATATGAAAGCAGCCCCTCTGAACTGAGGCAGCACCAACCATGCTACAATTGCAAGCTTCACGCTGTACCAAATTGGTATCCTGACATAAAATCGTccaacaattaaaataaaaatgattaccaaaaaaaaaaaaaaaattcagtcaCAAATATTCTTTCCTTCCACCAAAGGATACACTGAggtgaaaagtttggaaaaaaaaatttttctttttttttggtggataCGTACGTACCATTCTAGGATGGGTTGAAGAAGTATCTCAACCAATGTGATAAACGAATATAGGATCCAATATGCAAGCCATTGCTCGTCATCCAGTTTTGAAGGGCTTTCTATAGCCATTACCGAAGCATATCTGACATAATAAATCCACCATAAAATTCCCCAGTTAgaaataaattaagaaaataacaataacaataaaaaaaaaaacccgtaTAGAAATTGCAGACTAGTTAAAGAACTTGAAATAGAATCATCAAAAAAAGTAAGGAACATGAGAGTTCACTTACAGAGGATAGAGCAACATCACTGTTGGCCTGCAAATTTAAAACcggaaaccagaaaaaaaatgagagagacACACAGATACAGGAAATATAGGCAAAGAAGCAGAGGAAAGACAGAAGGGAGAAGAAAATGGATACTAAAAATCTACCCAGCTGCTGAATGAACATAGGTAAGGAAGGTCCAGAAACGACCCATGTCTgcaattcttcttcttcttcttcaacaagGACGCGATTttagaacaagaaaatcaaACGGGCTCTgatgaaatttgagaaaacggtttTGGTTGGCAGAGGATGAGAAGCAGGGTCTGAGTATTTAACGTTAGATTTGATTCCTCAAACTGATGTGACTTGAAAGGGAAGTTCTAAGACACGTGGCCGAAATTAAATGCGCAATCGGCATCTGATTCTGCCTTAGTGCTGTGTAATTAAGCTTAGCAGCTGGGTAGGAGGATCaaagtaggggtggcaattcgggtccaaatcaggttggcgggtcgggttcgggtcaacccgtcagaaaatctgttgacccgaacccgacccgccaacccgtgacaggtcaggtatgctgatccgaacccgaaaatttcaggttgacgggttggcgggtcgacccgaaatgacccgaaacttaattttaatttattaatttatcactgtaatttctaataaaatcaatttctcacaaaactaattacataatcaagtaataaaaatttaaataagtaattccaaaccaaatctaaaataaattaaacaccgtaaaagtgttttatcccaaacaaaatataaaataaattaaaacagtataaaagtaaaaaataatataatatattatttgtccaaatataataatttcaacttcacacaaattaaataaattcatttatgattaagtaattaatgcctttgaaaaaaagaataacttaggttagttagataaaattatttttatatttattaaattatttttaattcgtaaacgggtcatatcgggtcatatcaggtcaccacgggttgacccgaaatcgacctgttttcttttcgggttcatcgggtccaacccgattctgacccgaattcccaaaacctcaacccaaacccattaatttcgtgttaggttcgtgtcgtgttttcaggtcgtgtcgaaaattgccacccctagatCAAAGGGTGATTTTTCACTTGTCCGACTCGAACTCCTCATAATAATTTGTGCATTACAGATAAAGAAAGAATTTTCTCAATTAAGTTTCGCATTCATTTTATTACGTTGatgtgaaaaaaaattaattttgtacATCCCAAAAGATATTTAATGCCTTCAAATCGAGTTTaactgataaaaaaaaaatcagatatTGGACTCTCAAatcttttgccttttctttgTAAGAATTGAAATTCGCTCAAATAAAAAAGTTAACAAAGAAAAGATATTTAATGCTTTCTtttattacccaaaaaaaaaaaaaactgagatTTCATTTCGTTGAATGAGAGAATCTTTACAGAGTAATGCTTGTATAAAGAGGTTGAAGCCTCTTTCTTCTGTTCTACATAATCAGGTATTCGTTTCCTACCGCACCAAGTAATGAGTTACGTAGGTCttatttgataatccaatttaatactttaaattaattaatagaTTCATATTTTAATATAATTAAATGTGTTTGATAATGAAAAAtagaatatttgaattaattaagtaatgctaaattttttttaagcaaaGCTTGCTCCTAGAAATAAATAATATGTTATTTACTTATTACtacttaatgtgatatacacttaAATGAatcagatttaatacttaataatttagtaatttaatagattcacacttcatatttcaaatttcaaacttcaattttatcaacaCGCCTGTAAGTAGCTTCCATGCTAACCATCCAATTATActtaaaccttttttttttttttgtaaacacaTCGTAATCCCAACTGAGGCCTCAATGTTGTTTATCATATCAACTTTTGTGAAAACAACCAAATGTGCACACTCCATCGCTTAATTAGTGCTAGTTCACAACAAAATTAAGTGGGATTACCCTAAGTTTGAATAGATTTATACTGCACATAATAATTTAAAAGAACAAGATAAAGTTACAAAATGAGATTTACAGAGGCAAACTAGCTAGCAAGCCTTAAACAGCACTCTAAATTCTCTGATCTGAAGGGAGGACCTGCTCCTCCCCTCCGATGCCAACTTCTTTCAAGAATTTTCGATCAGTGACACGAATGATTCTTTATCGTACTGTTTATCTTTCACTtatctgtttctttctttcacaTCTTGTAATAAGCACTTTTGCTGCCACGCTTTCTCCTTGTCCCCAGGCAGAAGCCACGTGTTCATGAATTTTGATGAATAGGGTCGGTTACACGTGGAATCATGTTGCGAAACCAGATAAACAGATCATGGGCcggtggctttatttatttatttttaaaatttttctattatttgtttgctttttttttgttgtacgAGTAGAAGTTTCTTCCATTGCAGTAGTTAATTTTCCCATCAATCACtttatgtcttttttttttttttggatgacgGAGTGGGTATCCGAATCAACTCTTATGGGGCCCGATTAATCCAACTCCGACTCCGGAGGAGAGGCCTCATCCTCCCGAACACGATAATCACAGAATTCAAACCCTTGCGGGCACTGGACACCAGTTCTTAAGAAGACTTGTTGAGACCAACCGAATTGCCCATGAGGGGCAGACAATTACCCCtgacctcccaccccaccaGGAGAGGTGGTAGCCACTGAGCTTTATGCTtttatttgttctttctttgtttAGGCGTCTTGAGGCCAATCTGGTTGTAA
It includes:
- the LOC113740410 gene encoding HVA22-like protein e; protein product: MGRFWTFLTYVHSAAGPTVMLLYPLYASVMAIESPSKLDDEQWLAYWILYSFITLVEILLQPILEWIPIWYSVKLAIVAWLVLPQFRGAAFIYEKVVRERVIKKYGAISSHVHKDKSPNGKSNGKSKGKKKFVDFITPKKGEHEAY